The genomic DNA GGTGGGCGCCGTCCACGTCGACGCCGGCAGCGCCCTCGACGGCATGCAGATGGCAGAGGTGCGGACCCAGATCCGGGTCATCGCCTTCACCCGGGCAGGCACCACCCATCGGCGGCCGCGGCGCGACGCCCGGCTCTGTGCGGGCGACACCGCGTACCTGGTCGGCCCGTACCGCGAGCTGATCGAGACGCTGCTGACCGGTCAGCGGACGGCGTAGGGGCATCGTCACGCCGCGATCATGAGGTCGATCGACAGCTGATCGCAGATGGTGTGGGTGGTTGGCCAGTCGCCGCGCTGCGTCGCGCGGGCCAGTTCGTCGGTCAACGGGCTCTGCACATCCAGTTCGGCGAGCCAGCCGGCGACCGTCGCCGCCACGCGGTCTGCCGTGACGCCCACGGCGTGGCGATCGTGGAGCTGGTCGACGATCTCGTAGGTCGTCGTTGCCCGGTGCTGGTGCCGCCAATGGATGTTCATATCGGTAGGAGCACCGCGCCGGTCTGATCGGGACACTTTTTCGGGATCGAAAATGAGCTTGTGGCCGAAACCCCGCGCGACGTTCGGCCACAAGCTCGGGTCGGCGGTCAGCCCTTGATCGACGACAGGTTGAACGCGGCGCCCGTCGGATCGGTGACGGCCGCCAGCCGGCCGTAGGGCGTGTCCTCGGCGGCGCGCACGACAGAGCCGCCGTTGGCGGTGATCAGTTCGATGGTCTTGTCGACATCGTCGCTGCCGAGGAAGACGTTCCACGTGGAACGGTCCAGGCCGGGGATGACGGAGCCGTCCATCACGCCGATCAGCGGCTCGCCGTCGAAGATGGCGTTGCTGTAGCGGAACTCGGGGCTGTCGGCCTCGACCTGCAGCTGCCAGCCGAACACCGTCGTGTAGAACTCGGTGGCCTTGGCGAAGTCGGTTGTGGTCAGCTGGAACCACACCGGGGCACCCGCCTCTTCGTACGCCTCGAAGCCCTGGTGGCCGGTCGGCTGCCACAGGCCGAAGAACGCGCCCGTCGGGTCGGTCAGCATGGCCATCCAGCCCTTGTCGGGCACCTCCATGGCCGGAATGCAGGTGGTGGCGCCGGCGGCGACCGCGGCGTCGATCGTGGCCTGGATGTCAGCGGTGTGCAGATACACGGTCCAGGCGTCGGGGGCGTTCCACGCCGGGTCGCTCGCCATCATGCCGCCTACGTAGCGGCCGTCGCGCCGGGCGTTGAGGTAGCCGCCGTAACCGGGCCCGGGGTTTTCGTAGTCCCAGCCCAGCACTGTGCGGTAAAACGCCTGGGCGCCGGCCACATCCGAGGTGGCGAGGTCGATCCAGACGGGCGCGCCCAGCGGGGTTGCGGTACGAGTGGCCATGATGTTCTCCCTAGACGAGTG from Mycolicibacterium phocaicum includes the following:
- a CDS encoding VOC family protein, producing the protein MATRTATPLGAPVWIDLATSDVAGAQAFYRTVLGWDYENPGPGYGGYLNARRDGRYVGGMMASDPAWNAPDAWTVYLHTADIQATIDAAVAAGATTCIPAMEVPDKGWMAMLTDPTGAFFGLWQPTGHQGFEAYEEAGAPVWFQLTTTDFAKATEFYTTVFGWQLQVEADSPEFRYSNAIFDGEPLIGVMDGSVIPGLDRSTWNVFLGSDDVDKTIELITANGGSVVRAAEDTPYGRLAAVTDPTGAAFNLSSIKG